A single genomic interval of Stieleria maiorica harbors:
- a CDS encoding acyl-CoA carboxylase subunit beta yields MNDLRDVTEALMRDESRIREASGRETNGGAAKQRHSDRLSARQRIGALVDPGSTFFELGIWAAWRMYDQWGEVPAAGVIVGIGRVCGRPVMVVANDSSVKAGAFFPQSVKKVLRAQKIAMRFRLPLLYLVDSAGVFLPLQDEIFPDEDDFGRIFRNNAVLSAMGVPQYAAVMGNCIAGGAYLPVLCDKLLMTDGSQMCLAGRSLVKAAIGQDADPESLGGAKMHSQISGTVDFREPDDEACIARLRSLVGLLPDLRSRDRANSDVIDRFQTERPAEDLYDLVSADGRREFDTRDVIRAIVDADSIQEYKSEYGPTLITTFAKLCGRAVGIVANQRKRSMTAEHQLQIGGVLYGDSVEKAARFVNDCNQVGLPLIFLQDVQGFMVGVAAEQSGIIRSGAELVHAVSTATVPKLTVIIGGSFGAGNYALCGKAYDPWLIVAWPNARYAVMGAASAAGTLTDLRIRDAHRQGHEYSTQERDQLYQETFDRYQAQTDIRYGAARGWVDAIIAPDHTRRWLHTALEILPDRSKCNDLSADVNLV; encoded by the coding sequence ATGAATGACTTGCGCGATGTGACCGAAGCATTGATGCGTGACGAAAGTCGGATCCGCGAAGCCAGCGGACGCGAGACCAACGGAGGTGCAGCCAAACAACGTCACTCCGACCGGCTATCGGCTCGGCAGCGAATCGGCGCGTTGGTGGATCCCGGCAGCACGTTTTTTGAACTGGGAATCTGGGCCGCTTGGCGGATGTACGACCAGTGGGGCGAGGTACCGGCGGCAGGCGTTATTGTGGGGATCGGCCGCGTCTGCGGGCGACCGGTGATGGTGGTCGCCAACGATTCCTCGGTGAAGGCCGGCGCGTTCTTTCCCCAGTCCGTCAAGAAGGTCTTGCGCGCCCAGAAGATCGCGATGCGGTTTCGGCTGCCGTTGTTGTACCTGGTTGATTCGGCCGGAGTGTTCTTGCCGTTGCAAGACGAGATCTTTCCCGATGAAGATGACTTCGGCCGCATCTTTCGCAACAACGCCGTCCTTTCCGCGATGGGGGTTCCGCAGTATGCGGCGGTGATGGGAAACTGCATCGCCGGCGGTGCTTACCTGCCCGTTCTGTGCGACAAACTGTTGATGACCGACGGCAGCCAGATGTGCCTGGCCGGTCGCTCGCTGGTCAAAGCGGCGATCGGGCAGGACGCCGACCCGGAATCCTTGGGCGGCGCAAAAATGCACTCCCAGATCAGCGGCACGGTCGATTTTCGCGAGCCCGATGACGAAGCCTGCATCGCTCGCTTGCGATCGCTGGTCGGCTTGCTGCCCGACTTGCGATCCAGGGACCGAGCCAATTCGGACGTTATCGATCGCTTCCAAACCGAACGTCCCGCCGAAGACCTGTACGATTTGGTGTCTGCCGACGGCCGCCGGGAATTCGATACCCGCGATGTGATTCGTGCGATCGTCGATGCCGATTCGATACAGGAATACAAATCCGAATACGGGCCAACGTTGATCACAACGTTTGCCAAACTTTGCGGTCGGGCGGTGGGCATCGTTGCCAATCAACGCAAACGATCGATGACCGCAGAGCACCAGTTGCAGATCGGCGGTGTGTTGTACGGCGACTCGGTCGAAAAGGCAGCTCGTTTTGTCAACGACTGCAATCAAGTCGGATTGCCGCTGATTTTTCTTCAAGACGTTCAGGGATTCATGGTCGGTGTCGCTGCCGAACAATCGGGCATCATTCGCTCGGGGGCCGAACTGGTGCATGCGGTCAGCACCGCGACCGTACCCAAGTTGACGGTCATCATTGGCGGCTCCTTCGGCGCCGGTAACTATGCGTTGTGCGGAAAAGCCTACGATCCTTGGCTGATCGTGGCCTGGCCCAACGCGAGGTACGCGGTGATGGGAGCTGCCTCGGCCGCCGGCACACTAACCGACCTGAGAATTCGTGATGCGCATCGGCAAGGTCACGAATACTCCACGCAAGAACGTGACCAGCTCTATCAAGAGACTTTCGATCGCTACCAGGCACAAACCGACATTCGGTACGGCGCGGCACGCGGTTGGGTGGATGCCATCATCGCACCCGACCACACCCGCCGTTGGCTCCACACGGCCTTGGAGATCCTGCCCGACAGGTCGAAGTGCAATGATTTATCCGCTGACGTGAACTTGGTTTGA
- a CDS encoding enoyl-CoA hydratase/isomerase family protein: MEPLIQCRRETRSTAIITLNRPQKRNALSIELMQQFHQQFVKLETDADCRVVIIGGAGPVFCAGLDLIEAADPAIAPQSARWVETTFTSLMNSPLVTVAVVQGAAMAGGAGLLAACDFAVAGEEVTIGFPETRRGLVPALAATLIARRLRDSEMRELFLLAEPIDARRAKALGLVHRVVKSADLLQESLGIAETVCRGGPEAVRQTKQMIRALTGCPSDLQDDALAIHKKMRQSDEAAEGLASFAQHRDPRWNQQDSGAGPDAGA; encoded by the coding sequence ATGGAACCACTGATCCAGTGTCGACGCGAGACGCGTAGCACCGCCATCATCACGCTCAATCGTCCCCAAAAGCGAAACGCGTTGTCGATTGAATTGATGCAACAATTTCACCAACAGTTCGTGAAGTTGGAAACCGACGCAGACTGTCGTGTCGTGATCATTGGCGGTGCCGGTCCGGTGTTTTGCGCCGGCTTGGATTTGATCGAGGCCGCCGACCCGGCCATCGCTCCGCAAAGCGCCCGATGGGTGGAAACGACCTTCACTTCTCTGATGAACAGTCCGTTGGTGACGGTCGCGGTGGTGCAAGGCGCCGCCATGGCAGGCGGCGCCGGTCTGCTGGCCGCATGCGATTTTGCGGTAGCCGGCGAAGAGGTGACGATCGGTTTTCCGGAAACTCGACGCGGTCTGGTGCCCGCACTTGCTGCGACCTTGATCGCACGTCGCTTGCGTGATTCGGAGATGCGAGAACTGTTCCTACTCGCCGAACCGATCGACGCCCGCCGGGCGAAAGCGTTGGGGCTGGTGCACCGCGTCGTCAAATCGGCCGACTTGCTGCAGGAGTCGTTGGGGATCGCCGAAACGGTCTGTCGAGGTGGTCCCGAGGCGGTGCGACAGACCAAACAGATGATTCGCGCATTGACGGGTTGCCCGAGCGATCTGCAGGACGACGCCTTGGCGATTCACAAAAAGATGCGCCAAAGTGACGAAGCGGCGGAAGGTTTGGCATCCTTTGCCCAGCACCGTGATCCACGCTGGAATCAACAAGATTCCGGGGCCGGTCCCGACGCCGGGGCGTAG
- a CDS encoding acyclic terpene utilization AtuA family protein codes for MRDPVRIGNAHGFWGDRIEAAAEMLASEPELDFITLDFLAEVSLSIMAAQRERDPQAGYADDFIQVLETLVPYFQQGGRCRMVTNAGGLNPLGCAIASQRLLQRTNCPEKKIAVIAGDDVMTLLTCDSNREQLRNLDTRQSIDAVEEHLLTANAYIGASPIAQALSRGADLVIAGRVADPSLTVGPCLAHFGWDPDDYNRIAGATVAGHLIECGTQVTGGISTDWLRVPESSRIGFPIAEVSQDGTCVITKPNGSGGWVNESTVKEQLLYEIGDPDAYLSPDAIVSLKSVQVRQIGADRVCISGARGLPPPPNLKVSATYHAGYWAAAQLSIIGQQAHEKACRAGAGVLQRLADAGLTFQNSCVDVIGSHEFSEVVMRLAVADRSRNHVERFCRSVMPLITAGPPGTTGYAFGRPKVHSLIRYWPCLIARDQLEIEVSFLPQSDTDTAEGPPPSPARPSATAAVRSSPDVTTSTREATGRLVDVALARSGDKGINANLGVIARRPGDYPQLESWLTAARVAEHFGVDPLTVRRFEMPNLDALNFVLSGMLLNPIALDAQGKALGQKLLQIPLPEAWT; via the coding sequence ATGCGAGATCCGGTTCGAATTGGAAACGCCCACGGGTTTTGGGGCGACCGCATCGAAGCCGCCGCGGAGATGCTCGCCAGCGAGCCCGAATTGGATTTCATCACGCTTGACTTCTTGGCGGAAGTCTCTCTGTCGATCATGGCCGCCCAGCGCGAGCGTGATCCACAGGCCGGCTATGCCGACGATTTCATCCAGGTCTTGGAAACGCTCGTTCCCTACTTTCAACAAGGCGGCCGGTGCCGCATGGTGACCAATGCCGGCGGTTTGAATCCGCTGGGATGCGCGATCGCATCGCAACGATTGTTGCAGCGAACGAATTGCCCTGAAAAGAAAATTGCCGTCATCGCCGGCGACGACGTGATGACGTTGCTGACGTGTGATTCGAACCGCGAGCAGCTGAGGAACCTGGATACCCGGCAATCTATCGATGCCGTTGAAGAACACTTGCTCACTGCGAATGCCTACATCGGCGCATCGCCCATTGCCCAGGCATTGTCGCGGGGCGCCGACTTGGTGATCGCCGGCAGGGTGGCCGACCCCAGCCTGACCGTCGGGCCGTGTCTTGCACATTTTGGATGGGATCCGGACGACTACAATCGCATCGCCGGCGCCACGGTCGCCGGCCATTTGATCGAATGTGGAACGCAGGTCACCGGCGGAATCTCGACCGACTGGTTGCGAGTCCCCGAATCAAGCCGAATCGGATTTCCGATAGCCGAAGTTTCCCAGGACGGGACTTGCGTGATCACCAAACCAAACGGCAGCGGCGGCTGGGTGAATGAATCGACCGTCAAGGAACAGCTGCTTTACGAAATCGGCGATCCCGACGCGTACCTGTCGCCCGACGCGATCGTTTCGCTGAAATCAGTGCAGGTGCGCCAAATCGGAGCGGACCGGGTTTGCATCAGCGGGGCTCGCGGGCTTCCCCCTCCACCCAACCTGAAAGTCAGCGCGACGTATCACGCCGGATACTGGGCGGCTGCCCAACTGTCCATCATCGGCCAGCAGGCTCACGAAAAAGCGTGCCGGGCCGGCGCGGGGGTACTGCAGCGGCTGGCCGACGCGGGGCTGACCTTCCAAAACTCGTGCGTCGATGTCATCGGCAGCCACGAATTTTCCGAAGTCGTCATGCGGTTGGCGGTCGCGGATCGGTCGCGAAATCACGTCGAGCGGTTTTGTCGCAGCGTGATGCCGTTGATCACCGCGGGCCCCCCCGGGACGACCGGCTATGCGTTCGGCCGGCCCAAGGTCCACTCGCTGATTCGATACTGGCCCTGTTTGATCGCCAGAGACCAGTTGGAGATCGAAGTTTCGTTTCTGCCGCAGTCTGATACCGACACCGCCGAAGGCCCTCCACCTAGCCCGGCACGACCGTCGGCCACCGCAGCCGTTCGGTCATCTCCCGACGTCACAACATCGACTCGCGAAGCGACCGGACGATTGGTCGATGTCGCCTTGGCGCGCAGCGGTGACAAAGGCATCAACGCCAATTTGGGTGTGATCGCGCGGCGACCGGGCGATTATCCGCAGCTGGAATCCTGGTTGACCGCTGCCCGCGTCGCCGAACATTTCGGCGTCGATCCATTGACGGTGCGCCGGTTTGAAATGCCGAATCTGGACGCATTGAATTTCGTCTTGTCGGGCATGCTCCTAAACCCCATCGCATTGGATGCCCAGGGAAAGGCATTAGGGCAAAAGTTGCTGCAGATTCCGTTGCCCGAGGCATGGACATGA